The Syngnathus scovelli strain Florida chromosome 19, RoL_Ssco_1.2, whole genome shotgun sequence region AAGGCCCGGTGAGTCATGTGTTTTTGCCTTTTCTCTTCTTACTACAGTAAGCCCTGCCACGAAAactgaaaacacacaaatattgGACCAAGCGAGCTTGAATGAGCGCTCATAGTTTCATCTTGTGTTTTTTGGCCTCTTGTGGGTTCCAGAGCCGCACCGCACCAGTCTTGGtgcagcaccaccaccacctgtgTCGCCTGCAGCCCACCTACCCATACATGCCGCAGGAGACCGTCAACCTGCCCCCCATGATCTGCTTGCCCAGCGAGGAGGAAAAGGCACCCCGCTACTTTCGGCAACATCCGGAGCTGAAGCGCTCCTGCATTCGGGCACCGCCGAACCGCAATGTCCTTATAGACAATTATGTCCACAACGTCGGACCACGGGTGGCCAAACGGGAGTCTGGAAGCGGCGGCGAGAGGTCCGAGAGCCCCCCGCCCTCCTACAGTGTGACTATAGAGGACCCCTATTGTAAAAGTACTCCTCCAGGTCCAAAAAGGTTACAGACACATTGGAGCCCCACTGAAAACACGACCTCCACTGAGGCTGTCCCTCATAACTCCTCAGTCACTTGAGAGACCAAACTTTTTCTTTGTGATATTTAAATGTTATCAAATGTTTTTTATGCGGTGCTAAAaaaatctcttgtgtttttgtctatttttgtaAGCTTTTCCATGTCTTTCTGCTCTACATTTGGGCTCAGTGCTCTGATAAACATTAGTCCTAACTCACAGAATGTACTGGGCTttgtaatgcaaaaaaaaaaaaagctagctgAAGTTGCACAGAGAATGCTTCTGCTTTTTGATGATTTTTCGAGCTGCTAAAGCTTTTTGCTTGCGTCGGAGAGCGTATATGTAGACATTTCTTTTATCACATTATAGACCCAGAGGCAAGTTTCTGTTTTCGTTTCATACTCACGGCGACATTGATGTCACCACCTCAAGCACTTTTGCCTCTGAATCGACAAAACACGGGAAGGAGGACGACGCATCCTCCATATAAGCCATGCACAGCAATATACTCTTGTCGGTGCAATTGACTTGAGTTTAAGCTACAAGTATAGACGCtgaattttgagaaaaaaatatcCTTGTCGTTTACATTTTCATGTTATTTAACAAAGATTTTGTATTTATAAGGTGTAGCAGTTTACAATAAAAGGCTGAAAGTGATAAGGACTGTCATTTCTTATTTCTACGGCTGGAGTTATGCAAGTTGGaagatttatatttatttaaaatctgTCTACAAAATCATATTTAGTTCATATCTtcatataatttattttaatgactGCGTTTAAAATCAAAACTATTTCAAGTATGATTATGatcatttaaatgtatttaaatatcTTTACATAAGAAGAAAATagtattacattttattttttaagtgtGATTATGATAATTTAGATTTATCTAAATATCTTctattaaattgtatttttaacGGAGTGGACAGACTACACTACCGCCTCCAATACACTAGAAGGCGCTGTGTAATCAACAGCCCACATGCAGCGCCTCCCGGTACACGTCATGCCACTGGAGTTTTTAATTTCTGCGCATGCGTGTCTGCAGCCCTTCGCTACTCGGGTCTGAAAAGAGGTTACAGAAGGTAACCATCTCTCCTGGTATTTTCTTCCTTTTCTCGTTAAATTGTGCTTTTATCTCGACAATGACACTTTATAACCAGATATTTGCACATTTGCCACCGCTCTTGGTGTAACAGTCTGTTCATTTTGACGGAAATTATCTTGTGCTGTCTGTTCCACGTAGGCGTCTCTGTCAATCTAGTGAATGCTAGCGAGTTGAAGGATATGCTTTTCGGTTCATAATGGTAATTGCAGGCCAATGTGTTTACGATATTATGGGCTCAATATTTGCTTTTAGCAAACACGATTTTATGCATGTATCACCTTTTAAATTATACATGCTAATATTACTGCATTTACACATTAGGTTACACGCTAACGTTTGACAGCAGCCCTCAGCTTAAGTTGACACAAATGTATAAAAATAGTGCTATTATGAGATCGTCTCTTACCAGTTACTGTGATGTTTTGCTTTCCAGATGATGAAGATGCTGCACATTTTTTTGGTCCTGGCGCTGATCGCCCTGGGCTCTGGAGAAGAGGGCGCCCGTCTGCTAGCGTCCAAGTCCCTGCTCAACCGATACGCCGTGGAGGGCCGAGACCTGACCCTGCAATACAACATTTACAATGTGGGATCCAGGTGGGAGCATGTCTCTCTATATGATGCACACAGCAATGGTGTGTACAGTGAATTAAGGCTGTAGCTATTGACTATTTTTAGAGTTGATTTTTCTACATATTAGCTCATTGATGAATCAGCTTGAATGTCAATTAACTGTGCGTATTTGTGTTCCAGTGCTGCTCTGGAGGTGGAACTGTCGGACGATTCTTTCCCTCCTGAAGATTTTGGAATCGTTTCGGGAATGCTGAACGTGAAATGGGATAGGATTGCGCCGTATCCTTGAAACCCTGTGTCAAGTTTGTTGTGAACGCTCCAGTAAACAAATGTGCGATGACAGCTCACCACTGAGAGAATTGTTATTATTGGAAATGGTTATAATTCCTCATGGCTTCGGACATAACAGtaacatccattttctatagtgctGCTTCAatatattatgtttttttttgctagggTGAGTTTCTTTACATGCTATCAACCTTAACTTGGTGAAATATCAGAGCCAGCAACGTGTCCCACACTGTAGTGCTGCGCCCCCTGAAGGCCGGCTACTTTAACTTCACCTCAGCATCTGTCAGCTACCTGGCTCAGGAGGGCGGACAAGTTGTGGTACAGATTTCACATTTTACTTGAATTGGCTGTAAAGGTTGACAGTCTAGTGACAGATGCTCTGTGCGGTTAATAGGTGGGCTACACCAGCGCCCCCGGCCAGGGAGGCATCTTGGCACAGAGGGAGTTTGACCGCCGCTTTTCCCCACATTATGTaagccacacacaaacacagctttCATCTCTACTCGCTTacctttttgtttgttgtttctaGCTGGACTGGGCCGCCTTTGGTGTGATGACCCTCCCCTCCATTGGCATCCCACTGTTGCTCTGGTATTCCAGCAAGAGGAAGTATGACTCGCCCAAACCTAAGAAGaactgaagaaagaaaaagaaaaaatacacctttgttgttggttttttttgtttagggTTTCAGACTGAAGGGGTGGGTTGGTATGTAAGGGGTTAAGTGGGCGCAGGAGGTCTGAGAAGCTTAATCACCCATATTGGGGGTTGAAAGGTGTGCAAGTTATTCATTGTCAAAAAACGGGTTCTTAatgcagggatgagaatggcaaatgtgaaaaaaacactgaaaagtagccgggggtCTGGCTATATatatagccccccccccccccccccccccatatacaaacattttctcaatggatttacacgattcacgaaaatgatactttcgACAGGAAAAAACGCAGATCcacggaaaattctcatccctgtattAACGAGAGAACATTTACAGCAGCAGTTATTACTGTAGATTGAACTCAGTTTTGAAGTTGTTAGACTTcaatatcaataaaaacaaggcGGTTTTTTTACTAAACTTGGATGAAAACAGGTTCTTAATGAGAGAACATTTACAGCGGCAGTTATTACTGTTTGTAACTGTATATTGAACTCGGTTTTGAAGTTGTTAGACTTcaatatcaataaaaacaaggcGGTTTTTTTACTAAACTTGGATGAAAACAGGTTCTTAATGAGAGAACATTTACAGCGGCAGTTATTACTGTTTGTAACTGTATATTGAACTCGGTTTTGAAGTTGTTAGACTTcaatatcaataaaaacaaggtgtttttttttactaaacctGGATGTGCCTGGTTTCATTTGTGTACTCTATTCTATCGACCTTTATTACTAAATACAAAAAGCACATGACACCCAATTACTCATCTAAAATGAAAGTGTTTTTAACCACAAAATCAACTTGAAACAGTTATAGATGAACACtaactttattttattcattatat contains the following coding sequences:
- the ssr2 gene encoding translocon-associated protein subunit beta isoform X1; translated protein: MRVCSPSLLGSEKRLQKMMKMLHIFLVLALIALGSGEEGARLLASKSLLNRYAVEGRDLTLQYNIYNVGSSAALEVELSDDSFPPEDFGIVSGMLNVKWDRIAPASNVSHTVVLRPLKAGYFNFTSASVSYLAQEGGQVVVGYTSAPGQGGILAQREFDRRFSPHYLDWAAFGVMTLPSIGIPLLLWYSSKRKYDSPKPKKN
- the ssr2 gene encoding translocon-associated protein subunit beta isoform X2 — its product is MMKMLHIFLVLALIALGSGEEGARLLASKSLLNRYAVEGRDLTLQYNIYNVGSSAALEVELSDDSFPPEDFGIVSGMLNVKWDRIAPASNVSHTVVLRPLKAGYFNFTSASVSYLAQEGGQVVVGYTSAPGQGGILAQREFDRRFSPHYLDWAAFGVMTLPSIGIPLLLWYSSKRKYDSPKPKKN